A genomic window from Camelina sativa cultivar DH55 chromosome 2, Cs, whole genome shotgun sequence includes:
- the LOC104720497 gene encoding uncharacterized protein LOC104720497, translating to MPAMPGLVSVKTPADAPPLRVSVPDTQPLSNPPRTPMKKTPSSTPSRSKPSPGRSSGKKDSPNLSSSAAAAVVDVDDPSLDNPDLGPFLLKLARDAIASGEGPNKALDYAIRATKSFERCCAAVAPPIPGGSDGGPVLDLAMSLHVLAAIYCSLGRFDEAVPPLERAIQVPDPTRGPDHSLAAFSGHMQLGDTLSMLGQIDRSIACYEEGLKIQIQTLGDTDPRVGETCRYLAEAYVQAMQFNKAEELCKKTLEIHRAHSEPASLEEAADRRLMAIIYEAKGDYENALEHLVLASMAMIASGQESEVASIDVSIGNIYMSLCRFDEAVFSYQKALTVFKSSKGESHPTVASVFVRLAELYHRTGKLRESKSYCENALRIYNKPVPGTTVEEIAGGLTEISAIYESVDEPEEALKLLQKSMKLLEDKPGQQSAIAGLEARMGVMYYTLGRYEDARNAFESAVTKLRAAGEKSAFFGVVLNQMGLACVQLFKIDEAGELFEEARGILEQERGPCDQDTLGVYSNLAATYDAMGRIEDAIEILEQVLKLREEKLGTANPDFEDEKKRLAELLKEAGRSRNYKAKSLQNLIDPNARPAKKESSAKKWPSLGFKF from the exons ATGCCAGCAATGCCAGGTCTCGTCTCAGTCAAAACACCAGCCGACGCGCCACCGCTACGTGTGTCCGTGCCAGACACGCAACCTCTCTCAAACCCGCCGCGAACTCCGATGAAGAAGACCCCTTCCTCTACACCATCTCGATCCAAACCTTCACCAGGCAGATCCAGCGGCAAAAAAGATTCCCCAAACCTATCCTCCTCCGCCGCAGCAGCCGTAGTCGACGTCGACGATCCATCACTAGACAACCCAGATCTCGGTCCTTTCCTTCTCAAATTAGCTCGTGACGCCATTGCATCAGGCGAAGGTCCTAACAAAGCATTAGACTACGCGATCCGAGCTACCAAATCGTTTGAGAGATGTTGCGCCGCCGTTGCTCCGCCTATCCCCGGCGGTAGCGATGGCGGACCTGTTCTTGACCTCGCCATGAGTCTTCACGTCCTCGCTGCTATTTACTGTAGTCTCGGTCGGTTCGATGAAGCTGTACCACCACTTGAGCGAGCTATTCAAGTCCCTGATCCAACTCGTGGCCCTGACCACTCTCTCGCTGCCTTCTCTGGTCATATGCAGCTTGGTGATACGTTGTCTATGCTTGGTCAGATCGATAGATCTATTGCTTGTTATGAAGAAGGTCTCAAGATCCAGATCCAGACTCTGGGCGATACGGATCCACGAGTTGGAGAAACTTGCAG GTACTTAGCAGAAGCTTATGTTCAAGCAATGCAGTTCAATAAAGCTGAAGAGCTATGCAAAAAGACTCTAGAAATCCACCGAGCTCATAGTGAACCAGCCTCACTGGAGGAGGCAGCTGATAGGAGACTGATGGCAATTATCTATGAGGCTAAAGGGGATTACGAAAACGCGCTAGAGCATCTTGTTCTTGCTAGTATGGCTATGATTGCGAGTGGGCAAGAATCTGAGGTTGCGTCGATTGATGTTAGTATTGGGAATATTTACATGTCGCTGTGTCGGTTTGATGAAGCTGTGTTCTCTTATCAGAAGGCTCTCACTGTGTTCAAGTCTTCTAAAGGAGAGAGTCATCCGACGGTTGCATCAGTGTTTGTTAGGTTGGCTGAGCTTTACCATAGGACAGGGAAACTCCGGGAGTCTAAGTCATACTGTGAGAATGCTTTGAGGATATACAACAAGCCTGTGCCTGGGACAACTGTGGAGGAGATTGCTGGTGGATTAACTGAGATTTCTGCGATTTATGAGTCTGTGGATGAACCTGAAGAAGCATTGAAACTACTTCAGAAGTCAATGAAATTGCTCGAGGATAAACCAGGACAACAGAGCGCCATTGCAG GGTTAGAGGCACGGATGGGAGTTATGTATTACACGTTGGGGAGATACGAGGATGCAAGAAACGCGTTTGAGAGTGCTGTGACAAAGCTACGGGCAGCGGGTGAGAAGTCTGCCTTCTTCGGAGTTGTATTAAACCAGATGGGGCTAGCCTGCGTTCAGCTTTTCAAGATTGATGAGGCCGGTGAGCTGTTTGAAGAAGCGAGAGGAATTCTTGAACAAGAACGTGGACCTTGCGATCAGGACACTCTCGGTGTTTACAGCAATCTGGCTGCTACCTATGACGCCATGGGAAG GATAGAGGATGCGATTGAGATATTAGAGCAGGTTCTGAAGCTGAGAGAGGAGAAGCTCGGGACTGCAAATCCGGATTTTGAGGATGAGAAGAAGCGTTTGGCAGAGCTTTTGAAGGAAGCTGGGCGGTCACGAAACTACAAAGCCAAGTCACTCCAGAATCTGATTGATCCAAACGCAAGACCTGCCAAGAAAGAGTCTTCTGCTAAGAAATGGCCCAGCCTCGGTTTCAAGTTCTGA